The Brasilonema sennae CENA114 genome includes a region encoding these proteins:
- the moeB gene encoding molybdopterin-synthase adenylyltransferase MoeB, whose amino-acid sequence MLNPNLDEIQLTKDDYERYSRHLILPEVGLEGQKRLKAASVLCIGTGGLGSPLLLYLAAAGIGRIGIVDFDVVDTSNLQRQVIHGTSWINKPKIESAKNRILEINPYCQIDLYETRLTSENALDIVRPYDVVVDGTDNFPTRYLVNDACVLLNKPNVYGSIFRFEGQATVFNYEGGPNYRDLYPEPPPPGMVPSCAEGGVLGILPGIIGVIQATETVKIIIGKGTTLSGRLLLYDALNMKFRELKLRPNPVRPVIEKLIDYEQFCGIPQAKAQEDKQQMEMSEITVQELKQLLDSGTNDFVLLDVRNPHEYEIAQISGSVLIPLSEIESGSGVVKVKELLNGHRLIAHCKSGMRSAKALGILKEAGVNGTNVKGGILAWSKEIDPSIPTY is encoded by the coding sequence ATGCTCAATCCTAATCTGGATGAAATCCAGCTGACGAAAGATGATTACGAACGTTACTCCCGCCACCTGATTTTGCCAGAAGTGGGGTTGGAGGGACAAAAACGCCTGAAAGCTGCCAGTGTACTATGTATTGGTACAGGTGGACTGGGTTCACCTCTGCTTTTGTATTTGGCTGCTGCAGGTATTGGACGTATTGGTATTGTTGATTTTGATGTTGTCGATACTTCCAATTTGCAACGTCAAGTTATTCATGGTACGTCTTGGATCAATAAACCTAAGATTGAATCTGCAAAGAATCGAATTTTAGAGATTAATCCGTATTGTCAGATTGATTTATACGAAACTCGTCTGACTTCGGAAAACGCTCTCGACATTGTTAGACCTTATGATGTTGTGGTGGATGGTACCGATAACTTCCCCACTCGTTATCTAGTCAATGATGCTTGCGTGTTGCTGAATAAGCCCAATGTCTACGGTTCCATTTTCCGTTTTGAAGGACAAGCTACAGTATTTAACTACGAGGGTGGACCAAATTATCGTGATCTTTATCCCGAACCACCACCACCAGGAATGGTTCCTTCTTGTGCAGAAGGTGGTGTCTTGGGAATTTTGCCAGGAATTATTGGTGTCATCCAAGCAACGGAAACGGTTAAAATCATAATTGGTAAGGGGACAACTTTAAGTGGACGCTTGCTGCTTTATGATGCGTTGAACATGAAGTTTCGAGAGTTAAAGCTGCGTCCTAACCCAGTTCGTCCAGTCATTGAAAAGTTGATAGACTACGAACAATTCTGCGGTATCCCACAAGCCAAAGCACAAGAGGACAAACAGCAGATGGAAATGTCAGAAATAACAGTTCAAGAGTTGAAGCAATTGCTGGATAGTGGTACAAATGATTTTGTGCTGCTGGATGTCCGCAACCCGCACGAGTACGAAATTGCCCAAATTTCTGGTTCTGTTTTGATACCTTTGTCAGAAATTGAAAGTGGTTCAGGCGTTGTGAAGGTAAAGGAATTACTCAACGGTCATCGCCTGATTGCTCATTGTAAATCAGGTATGCGTTCTGCCAAAGCCCTTGGCATTCTCAAGGAAGCGGGAGTTAATGGCACGAATGTAAAGGGTGGTATTCTTGCTTGGAGTAAGGAAATCGACCCGTCAATTCCGACATATTAA
- a CDS encoding Mov34/MPN/PAD-1 family protein, translating to MLKLFPQHIETIYTHAETTYPEECCGIIFGHLTSEGKTVVEVMSTENAWNAETAADFPKDDTLDYSKKQRYAIAPQVMLQAQREARERNLNIVGIYHSHTDHPAIPSEFDRQCAWQEYSYIIVSVQNGKASDIKNWCLDDNHQFQQEAIENKI from the coding sequence ATTCTCAAACTCTTCCCACAGCACATAGAAACCATCTACACCCACGCCGAAACCACTTACCCAGAAGAATGTTGCGGTATAATATTTGGTCATCTGACAAGCGAGGGCAAAACTGTGGTAGAAGTGATGTCAACAGAAAATGCTTGGAATGCAGAAACAGCCGCAGATTTCCCTAAAGATGACACATTAGATTACAGTAAGAAGCAAAGGTACGCGATCGCCCCCCAAGTCATGTTGCAAGCACAAAGGGAAGCACGTGAACGTAACCTAAATATCGTAGGTATCTATCACTCCCATACTGATCATCCAGCAATTCCCTCAGAGTTTGACCGTCAGTGTGCTTGGCAGGAATACTCTTACATTATTGTTTCTGTACAAAATGGCAAAGCGAGTGACATCAAAAATTGGTGTTTAGACGATAACCACCAGTTTCAGCAAGAAGCAATTGAAAACAAAATTTAA
- a CDS encoding sterol desaturase family protein — MTNHSFLFYWFVLFAVILARYFLIAGGAYLLFYSAVGKFLAKRNLRLKPPMAGSIQTDIKLSVLSAVVFALCAALISKYGIGVTLFYTDLHKYGLWYLGVSFVAVLILQDTYFYFIHRMFHHPLIFKWMHQGHHRSGEPTPWSSFAFDLPEAIIQALFFVGVIFTVPLHLITLVAVLMTMTVWAVLTHLGFEVFPSSSHHHWLGRWFIGPMHHLMHHRKYTVHYGLYFTFWDKLLGTEYPNYEDEFHL, encoded by the coding sequence TTGACGAACCACTCATTTTTGTTCTATTGGTTTGTCTTGTTCGCTGTTATTCTTGCTCGATACTTTCTCATAGCTGGGGGAGCATACTTGCTCTTCTATTCAGCTGTAGGAAAGTTCCTTGCAAAACGGAATTTGCGTCTGAAGCCGCCGATGGCTGGTTCCATTCAAACGGATATCAAATTATCGGTTCTCTCTGCAGTCGTTTTTGCTCTTTGTGCAGCGCTCATATCAAAGTACGGTATAGGAGTAACACTCTTCTACACTGACTTGCATAAGTATGGACTGTGGTATTTAGGAGTTAGCTTTGTTGCGGTGCTCATCCTTCAGGATACGTACTTTTACTTTATCCATCGGATGTTTCATCACCCTCTGATTTTCAAATGGATGCATCAGGGGCATCACCGTTCGGGAGAACCAACACCGTGGAGTTCCTTCGCTTTCGACCTACCGGAGGCAATCATACAGGCACTCTTTTTTGTCGGTGTCATCTTCACCGTTCCCCTCCATTTAATCACCTTGGTTGCCGTGCTCATGACCATGACAGTATGGGCAGTGTTAACCCATCTTGGATTTGAAGTATTTCCCTCGTCATCCCACCACCACTGGCTTGGAAGGTGGTTCATCGGTCCAATGCATCACTTGATGCATCATCGCAAGTACACAGTACACTACGGATTGTACTTCACGTTTTGGGACAAGCTACTCGGTACGGAATACCCTAATTATGAGGATGAGTTCCACCTGTAA
- a CDS encoding DUF4112 domain-containing protein has protein sequence MDAAKRLATLNRIRKLSVLMDTSIRVPFFGFRVGLDPIIGLVPGAGDLISTTFSAYIIFLATRFGIPPKDLAQMIFNISLEAVVGTVPLVGDLFDAFYKSNIRNLAILEQHLTVVEPELEQVRSEIYDTKVSQI, from the coding sequence ATGGACGCTGCCAAACGCCTTGCTACTCTCAATCGCATTCGCAAACTCAGCGTATTAATGGATACGTCTATACGGGTTCCTTTTTTCGGTTTTCGCGTCGGATTAGACCCAATTATTGGTCTAGTTCCAGGTGCTGGTGATTTAATCAGTACAACATTTTCAGCTTACATCATCTTTTTAGCTACTCGCTTTGGTATACCACCTAAAGACTTAGCCCAAATGATTTTCAACATTAGTTTGGAAGCAGTCGTTGGCACAGTACCATTGGTGGGTGATTTGTTTGATGCTTTCTATAAGTCCAATATCCGTAATTTGGCGATTTTAGAGCAACATCTCACGGTAGTTGAACCAGAACTCGAACAAGTCAGGAGTGAAATTTACGACACTAAAGTTAGCCAAATTTAA
- a CDS encoding ABC transporter ATP-binding protein yields MSDSLTDSSALLEVKNVHAGYIKDVDILQGVNFRVERGELVTVIGPNGAGKSTLAKAIFGLLTPHTGSITFNGENIGGLKSNQIVEKGMCYVPQIANVFPSLNVEENLEMGAFVRNVPLKPLKDKIFHMFPRLGDRRNQRAGTLSGGERQMLAMGKALMLEPSLLLLDEPSAALSPILVTQVFEQIKQINQTGTAIVLVEQNARKALEMASRGYVLESGRDAISGPGLQLLNDPKVGELYLGAGKAH; encoded by the coding sequence ATGTCTGATTCGCTAACTGATTCATCTGCCCTGCTAGAAGTGAAAAATGTCCACGCTGGATACATCAAGGATGTGGACATCCTACAAGGTGTGAATTTTCGAGTGGAACGGGGGGAACTGGTAACAGTCATTGGTCCCAATGGTGCTGGAAAATCAACCTTAGCAAAAGCTATTTTTGGGCTTTTGACTCCCCACACAGGCTCAATTACCTTCAATGGCGAGAATATCGGTGGACTCAAGTCGAATCAAATCGTTGAGAAGGGAATGTGTTACGTACCGCAAATTGCTAATGTCTTTCCTTCGCTGAATGTAGAAGAAAATTTAGAAATGGGCGCTTTTGTGCGCAATGTTCCCCTCAAACCGCTCAAGGATAAGATATTTCATATGTTTCCTAGGCTAGGCGATCGCCGCAACCAACGTGCTGGTACTCTCTCAGGTGGCGAACGTCAAATGCTAGCAATGGGCAAAGCCTTGATGTTAGAACCCAGCTTACTGCTTTTAGATGAACCTTCTGCAGCTTTGTCTCCCATCCTGGTAACGCAGGTGTTTGAGCAAATTAAACAAATTAACCAGACTGGTACAGCGATCGTACTCGTAGAGCAAAACGCCCGTAAAGCTTTGGAAATGGCTTCACGGGGTTACGTTCTTGAGTCCGGACGCGATGCTATCTCAGGTCCAGGTTTGCAATTATTGAATGATCCCAAGGTAGGCGAACTGTATCTGGGAGCAGGTAAGGCGCACTGA
- a CDS encoding PEP-CTERM sorting domain-containing protein (PEP-CTERM proteins occur, often in large numbers, in the proteomes of bacteria that also encode an exosortase, a predicted intramembrane cysteine proteinase. The presence of a PEP-CTERM domain at a protein's C-terminus predicts cleavage within the sorting domain, followed by covalent anchoring to some some component of the (usually Gram-negative) cell surface. Many PEP-CTERM proteins exhibit an unusual sequence composition that includes large numbers of potential glycosylation sites. Expression of one such protein has been shown restore the ability of a bacterium to form floc, a type of biofilm.), with protein MSVALISNFLRLSLATGVITLVSVSSAIAGTLNVDFTKLEGLTGGNPGLTGVYRADLSNLGFDINSIAIADSNSAQGGQPGKFSGFDLDAIKISNVLVNNATDIKNLPGLDVFDFTPSGTLFTPGTQRSPADPTDLFGTRGGNIDHSVATLAYFDANASADANAFGMVSLGDGGKVVFNLKNPISNTTPLYLYIGEAGDNGEVASGQITVSDNKSTQVPEPTSLAAVSLLGIYFTAIRRKKTKAA; from the coding sequence ATGAGTGTAGCTCTGATTAGCAATTTCTTGAGATTAAGTTTGGCTACTGGGGTAATCACCCTAGTATCAGTTTCCAGTGCTATAGCAGGAACACTGAATGTTGATTTTACAAAGTTAGAAGGCTTAACAGGTGGAAACCCCGGTTTAACTGGTGTTTACCGTGCGGATCTCTCTAATCTTGGCTTCGATATCAATTCCATTGCTATTGCTGATAGCAACAGCGCCCAAGGTGGTCAACCTGGGAAATTTAGCGGCTTTGATTTAGATGCAATCAAGATTAGCAACGTGTTAGTTAACAATGCAACAGACATCAAAAACTTACCAGGGCTAGATGTCTTCGATTTTACTCCCTCAGGGACTTTATTCACCCCAGGAACCCAGCGCTCTCCAGCTGACCCAACAGATTTATTTGGCACAAGGGGTGGTAACATTGATCATTCAGTTGCAACACTTGCGTATTTTGATGCCAACGCTAGTGCTGATGCCAATGCTTTCGGGATGGTAAGCTTAGGTGATGGTGGAAAAGTTGTATTTAACCTCAAAAATCCCATTTCAAACACCACTCCACTTTACTTATACATTGGAGAAGCTGGTGATAATGGTGAGGTAGCAAGTGGTCAAATTACAGTTTCTGACAACAAATCTACTCAAGTTCCAGAACCAACTAGTTTAGCTGCTGTATCTTTACTCGGAATTTACTTTACCGCTATCCGTAGAAAGAAAACGAAAGCTGCTTAA
- a CDS encoding indolepyruvate ferredoxin oxidoreductase subunit alpha codes for MPHTIVTNVCEGVADCVDACPVACIHDGPGKNVKGTDWYWIDFATCIDCGICIQVCPVEGAIVPEERPELQKTP; via the coding sequence ATGCCACACACAATTGTGACTAATGTCTGTGAAGGTGTCGCTGATTGCGTAGACGCTTGTCCAGTAGCTTGCATTCATGATGGTCCTGGCAAAAATGTCAAGGGAACTGATTGGTACTGGATTGACTTTGCCACCTGCATTGATTGTGGTATATGTATCCAAGTTTGTCCAGTAGAAGGGGCAATTGTTCCAGAAGAGCGACCAGAATTACAAAAAACACCGTAG